A genomic segment from Glycine max cultivar Williams 82 chromosome 1, Glycine_max_v4.0, whole genome shotgun sequence encodes:
- the LOC100781817 gene encoding F-box protein At1g70590 codes for MKHRTWPRAFSSLPYSNRSEFSAARSTRLCARPPPPSPPGVGGEFSSLPYDVLAKIAASFDDPNLRAASLVCRAWCEALRPLREAMVLLRWGKRFKHGRRGVRPNVDKALDSFTKAAVRGSALAMVDAGLIYWERGEKPKAMELYLKAAELGNPSAQCNLGLSYLQAEPPNTEKAVKWLRKASVCGNVRAQYQLALCLHRSGGRVRSNLKEAAKWYMKAAEGGYVRAMYNISLCFSFGEGLASNHQLARKWMKRAADRGHSKAQFEHGLALFSEGDMMKAVVYLELATRAGEKGAAHVKNAVLHRLSSVSRDHAMHLANSWRALPSS; via the exons ATGAAGCACCGAACATGGCCTCGCGCCTTCTCCTCCCTCCCTTACTCCAACCGTTCCGAATTCTCCGCCGCACGCTCCACGCGCCTCTGTGCGCGTCCTCCTCCGCCGTCCCCTCCCGGCGTCGGCGGCGAATTCTCGTCGCTCCCCTACGACGTGCTGGCGAAGATCGCCGCCTCCTTCGACGACCCCAATCTCCGCGCGGCGTCGCTGGTGTGTCGCGCGTGGTGCGAGGCGCTGCGGCCGCTGCGGGAGGCCATGGTGCTGCTCCGCTGGGGGAAGCGCTTCAAGCACGGCCGCCGCGGCGTCCGCCCCAACGTCGACAAGGCCCTAGACTCCTTCACCAAAGCCGCCGTGCGCGGCTCCGCCCTCGCCATGGTCGACGCCGGCCTCATCTACTGGGAGCGAGGCGAGAAGCCGAAGGCCATGGAGTTGTATCTTAAGGCCGCGGAACTCGGAAATCCTTCTGCTCAGTGCAATTTGGGACTTTCCTATCTCCAAg CTGAACCTCCGAACACTGAGAAAGCTGTGAAATGGTTACGTAAAGCTTCTGTTTGTGGGAATGTTCGTGCTCAGTACCAGCTTGCACTTTGTCTGCATCGAAGTGGTGGGAGGGTCCGTAGCAATCTGAAAGAAGCT GCTAAATGGTATATGAAAGCTGCAGAGGGTGGGTATGTCCGTGCTATGTACAATATCTCCTTGTGCTTCTCCTTTGGGGAAGGACTGGCAAGTAATCATCAACTAGCAAGAAAATGGATGAAGCGGGCTGCAGATCGTGGTCATAGTAAAGCTCAATTTGAGCATGGACTTGCTCTCTTTTCT GAAGGAGACATGATGAAGGCTGTGGTATACTTGGAACTTGCTACTCGTGCTGGAGAAAAAGGTGCTGCTCATGTCAAGAACGCAGTTCTTCATCGGCTGTCATCAGTTTCACGTGATCACGCTATGCATCTAGCTAACAGTTGGCGCGCATTGCCATCAAGTTGA
- the LOC100787501 gene encoding cyclin-dependent protein kinase inhibitor SMR6, whose amino-acid sequence MGFSEKPQVEESDSTRKWVIAGIPSRAPLKPIFTTKEEEKDEEGDLEECSTTPKGEEAKIPTTLKCPPAPRKRKPSLKCNYRGGGAREFFTPPDLETVFIRHVERTS is encoded by the coding sequence ATGGGGTTCTCAGAGAAGCCACAAGTGGAAGAGTCAGATAGTACTAGAAAATGGGTCATCGCTGGAATCCCTTCACGAGCGCCATTGAAGCCAATATTCACcaccaaagaagaagaaaaagatgaagaaggtGACTTGGAAGAGTGTTCAACGACACCAAAAGGGGAAGAAGCAAAGATTCCAACCACGTTGAAGTGTCCACCAGCTCCTAGGAAGAGAAAACCTTCTTTGAAGTGCAACTATCGTGGTGGTGGAGCAAGAGAGTTCTTCACTCCACCGGACTTAGAAACTGTGTTTATACGCCATGTTGAAAGGACTAGCTAA